In the Oncorhynchus tshawytscha isolate Ot180627B unplaced genomic scaffold, Otsh_v2.0 Un_contig_10255_pilon_pilon, whole genome shotgun sequence genome, caacccccAACAGCCAACTCTGGTCctacagtacccccaacagcaaaCCTGCTtctacttgtcaactaatcatcaagcccttgacaagttgaatcaggtgtttttGTCTGGGGCTTCAACACAATTGTGtgttgttgggggtactggaggaccggagttgggctgctgggggtactggaggactggagttgggctgctgggggtactggaggactggatttGGGAAACACTGACCTAAGTCGCTAGAAAGCCTTACAACATAGTTAACAAGGAGCCTGGTTCAGATTcaaggcagcaggtagcctagggttAGGAGCgctaggccagtaaccgaaaggttgctggttcaaatccccaagctgactagatggaaaatctgttgatgtgccctttagcaaggcacttaaacctaattgctctggataagagcatctgctaaatgtaaaGATGAAGTCTTCTCAGATGTAGATACAACAGTAGAGAAAGGTGGTCAATCACATAACATGTTACAAAACATACCTGTTTCAGTTGACGACGCATCATCACTTCCTGTCGCGTAGCCATGGGAACACATGCAACGAGAAGCCGAGCCAACGGCGCTGTGCCTTGCGTGGACGGGATGATGCGAGCAGGAGCAGGCCGACGGTCTGTCGTGGCTTTGGAGATGGTGGCGTTGGTTGCAGTCCCTATCCAGAACCACAGGGGGCAGTATGTTCAACCCCATCATGATGTCTTCCAGCATCTTCTCAATCTGCTCGTCCGAATCCTCTACCTGCCGGCCAAAACAAGAGGACCACAACGGATATACGTTGTTAAACGTTTTCTGTGTTAACCTGGATCATTTTTAAATGTGTGGTTgaattgtgttttttaaattttaaatcgTCAAATAAATGAAGGTACCGGAGGCTGGGGCAAGGCGAGCTGTGATTCATGTGCTGGGTGTGGAGTCGGATGATGGGTGGAGCTGCAGTGTTTGAGGGAGGTTGACTGGGCAGTGGtggttttgggggggggggagcgGGATcggggtggaggggtgaggaaAGTTGTGTCGAGGGGAGAGCACCGGGGGAGGGCTGGGGACTGGAGCGGGGGGAGAGGCTGGCGTGGTAGTTGTCTTGTCCTCATGCGATCATGCGTTTCCTGCCGTGACAGAATAAAAGGAGACATTTTAGAACACTTAGAGAAGATAAACCACATGGCTCCATTACATTTATATACTAACGTTTACACACCTATTCTGTCTTCAGCAGGGTTTCATCTGAACAAGGTTTCAAAAGTAATGTTTAGGAAATATATATTTGAACTGTTGTGCTGCTGTTTTGACAGCTCAGATTAACTTGAATAATGGACAGTTTATTCAGAAACCCCTCGATGGCTTCCTAACATGGTAATGGCTATTCACTGTATCAAAACTAATGGGCAAAAATGTTCTAGAGTGAAAATGTAGCCCTCAAATTAATCTCTTACTTTGCTGACTGACAACAATCAGTTAGAATGGCATTGGAAGTATTCAAACAGTTTCATAGTTACTGTGTCACTCACCTTCTTCAGAGCAGCGGGGACCAACTGCCTCCGACCAGGTGAGATGGTTCCGTCCCTCTGCTGCCTCTGACCAGGTGAGATGGTTCCGTCCCTCTGCTGCCTCTGACCAGGTGAGATGGTTCCGTCCCTCTGCTGCCTCCGACCAGGTGAGATGGTTCCGTCCCTCTGCTGCCTCCTGACCAGGTGAGATGgtgcctccgtccctctcctgcCTCCGACCAGGTGAGATGGTTCCGTCCCTCTCCTGCCCCTGACCAGGTGAGATGGTTCCGTCTGTCTCCTGCCCCTGACCAGGTGAGATGGTTCCGTCTGTCTCCTGCCCCTGACCAGGTGAGATGGTTCCGTCTGTCTCCTGCCCCTGACCAGGTGAGATGGTTCCGTCCGTCTCCTGCCCACTGACCAGCTCCCACAGCTGTTagacaatcaatcaaatgtattgataaagcAGTTTTTAGATCAAAAGAGTGAGAATAAGGGGTTTTACATTAACCCGGCCTGGACTCCAGACAGCAAGCAGAGGCACACATTAGCAAAGAAAAACTcaacatccaaaatggcaccctattcactacacagtgcactacttttcaccagggcccaggtcaaaactagggcactatttagggaatcgggtgccattttggacacccCACCTACCTgtcccctggtcctcctcctcaGCTTGACCTTGATGGAGATCTGAGTGTTCTCCAGCCTCTGTCCGCTCAGCCACTTCCTCCCAACCACACCTCACAATCACATCACATCTTATTTACAGTGCAGTTATACACGGCAACACACTTTACAGTACATGACACAGATACAAATAAACAACATGCTAAATATGAGATTCAGAAACTAACTAGAAACCCCAAAGGATGTGTAAAATAACTGTCATCCCTtcatacctctcctctccagacactcccctgttcctccttcctctgctctcccagtgtgtgatgtcagctgctgctccctcttcttctccatcctcctctccgcCACAGAGCATTCTGGGACGGCACTCTCCTCCCGGGGTGTCGTGGGGTGGTCCGAATCGTCACTCTGGGTGACCATGTCACCGCTCAGGACAACAGAGGACGATGAGAGGTTTGTGACCTCCGGTTCGGAGGTCCGAGGGTGGGTTCTAAAGGGAGCTGTTCCACAGTTGACCGGTGCTTTGACGCTGGGTGGGGTGGAACTGGGGTGTGAAGTGGGGGTCATAATCTGGGGACTCAGGAAAGGGAGTGCCGTGTGAGTTGTGTGCTGCTGGCCTTCACTGCTGCTCTGGACTAGTAGGAGGGGTGTAGGGAGAGCAtcagggagaggactgaggaaaGTCATGTAAATACCTCCATTACAGTCCACAGTCTGTGTCCCCATCTCCACCAATGCCCCCAcctgtgtctctcctccctccgtctGCACCCCCACATCTCTGAGActgcacctcctctcctcctccccctctccctccctcccccggtccttccacccctccaccaAGCGGCCTATGCCCAGCTTACAGGCAGCGGCCATAACCTCTTCTTGTTCCATGGtgccctctccctccagctctccggaGTACAGGAGATCCACCAGCTTCAGCAGGGTCTGGGCCTTCACAGCCTGGAGCTTGAGtggccatctctgcccagccgGGAGGGGGGATGACTGGTTGGACAGGGCATTGGACAGGTAGGGGCTCAGGGCAGCCAGGATGCAGCTGTGGGCCGGGACTGACAATCCTGTGGGAAGAGAGAAATGTGACATCATTAGCTACATGTATAATGCAGGTTAGGAAATGTGATGAAGGCGTGAAATAAGGGCATGTGGTGTGAAATAAGGGCAtgtggaaggagaggaagaatggCAGTTGGATTTGATTGATCCATTTATTTACTATCCTCAATCTAAACCTCATTAGGTCTCCCTAACTTACATCAATCATTTGGTTACTTTACATCCATTCAttactgtccctccctccctccccctctcaacaTCAGTCTATAGCAGGGTATCACagtagaggctggtgggaggagctataggaggacaggctaattttaatgactggaatggacttcaatgtggtttccatgtgtctgacaccgttccattgattccagaGTATGTGAGAGGAGCGGGCCCAATGTGACTGGAAGGTGGAGCGAGGGGCCCAATGTGACTGGAAGGTGGAGCGAGGGGCCCAATGTGACTGGAAGGTGGAGCGAGGGGCCCAATGTGACTGGAAGGTGGAGCGAGGGGCCCAATGTGACTGGAAGGTGGAGCGAGGGGCCCAATGTGACTGGAAGGTGGAGCGAGGGGCCCAATGTGACTGGAAGGTGGAGCGAGGGGCCCAATGTGACTGGAAGGGGGTGACTGGAAGCGAGGGGCCCAATGTGACTGGAAGGTGGAGCGAGGGGGCCCAATGTGACTGGAAGGTGGAGCGAGGGGCCCAATGTGACTGGAAGGTGGAGCGAGGGGCCCAATGTGACTGGAAGGTGGAGCTGGAAGGTGGGCCCAATGTGACTGGAAGGTGGAGCGAGGGGCCCAATGTGActggaaggtggaggagtgggcCCAATGTGACTGGAAGGTGGAGCGAGGGGCCCAATGTGACTGGAAGGTGGAGCGAGGGGCCCAATGTGACTGGAAGGTGGAGCgagattcccaaaggctggagGGTTGGCCTTCTCGCCCGCTCCACTTTCTCTCCAGTAGTGCTCACTTCACCAGCTCAGGGCGTGCCCGGCCCAGCATGCATCTGTAGTCTACTggtgtgctgctatagccccttgctttagctactgtcatgaaGTTCTCTAAATATtgtcataaagaaactgataaaacacacaggtgccaaatcaaggtgacttataaagatgaggaccaagagcaagagagggagagggatgacgttctgtccacaactaaagaatcattgtggaatctgaaaagacacatatcccgaaagcatgatggtgtacttactaTGTGCACATGCTAACAGAAAGTGGGTATCTAATTAAGTGTGTCACTGTAGTGAAGTATTTATAAACTACAAAtcactgttggtaaagggcttgtaagtaagcatttcacggtaaggtctacacttgtattcagcgcaagtgacaaataaagtttgatttgacatCTCTTAAAGGTTTAGTTCATTTTCGTTCTATTATCTACACAATAGGCCATAACTGATTTTGGCCAAACAGGCCTGGCATATTCCCACGTTCAAAGAACTTTCCATTTTGATTGCGTTATTTTGTCTATAaacctttaggcctacctatagAAAAATGTAGAAAACAACCctgcccagcctggcaagagtggccAAACGGGTGTTTatcatccccagtggctctgcaagtgTGGAGAGGATGTTCTCCACTGCTGGTCTGCTTTCCAGGCACCATCACATGGGCCTGAAGCCACCATCACATGGGCCTGAAGCCACCATCACATGGGCCTGAAGCCACCATCACATGGGCCTGAAGCCACCATCACATGGGCCTGAAGCCACCATCACATGGGCCTGAAGCCACCATCACATGGGCCTGAAGCCACCATCACATGGGCCTGAAGCCACCATCACATGGGCCTGAAGCCACCATCACATGGGCCTGAAGCCACCATCACTGGGCCTGAAGCCACCATCACATGGGCCTGAAGCCACCATCACATGGGCCTTCACCATCACATGGGCCTGAAGCCACCATCACATGGGCCTGAAGCCACCATCACACATGGGCCTGAAGCCACCATCACATGGGCCTGAAGCCACCATCACATGGGCCTGAAGCCACCATCACATGGGCCTGAAGCCACCATCACATGGGCCTGAAGCCATCACATGGGCCTGAAGCCACCATCACATGGGCCTGAAGTCACATGGGCCTGAAGCCACCATCACATGGGCCTGAAGTCACCATCACATGGGCCTGAAGTCACCATCACATGGGCCTAGTCACCATCACATGGGCCTGAAGCTTCACAATGTATCACATGGGCCTGAAATAATAACATAGCCTCATTCATTCATCACATGGGCCTGAAGCCACAGACATGGCCAAACTCAACATTTTCAAAAGGCTCTAATAAGTCATTTATCATTTCATTTGTATTTAATTCTCAGTAATTCACAGCCGATATGCACAATTTATAGACTATAATtatttaatacaacaaaatgttgtttaaattcTTTATGTCCGTACCAGCCTATTGTGTCACActcgcaaatgcttcacaatgtatttctaTGTAGGCTATTGACTTGAAATAATAATATAGCCTCATTCATTTATTTTCGTTCCTTCTTAGGCTCCCGGTCTgactcctgacctatttagagtgtttatatgaCATGCAGCCTATTAGAAATGTAATCatcctatttagagtgtttatatgacatgtagcctattagaaatgtaatcatcctatttagagtgtttatatgacatgtagcctattagaaatgtaatcatcctatttagagtgtttatatgacatgtagcctattagaaatgtaatcatcctatttagagtgtttatatgaCATGCAGCCTATTAGAAATGTAATCatcctatttagagtgtttatatgacatgtagcctattagaAATGTTTATTCAACGACTTTTCATTTAAAtccatatggtttggtttcaattgGTAAAAACCAATAggtaggtccaggtagtcacagCAATAGATGGATGTTGGTAAAACCAATAggtaggtccaggtagtcacagCAATAGATGGATGTTGGAGCACTGGAGCACTGAGCAACATGAGAGATGAGCAGTAGGAAAGGACATGGAGCACTGGAGCGCTGAGCAACATGAGAGATGAGCAGTAGGAAAGGACATGGAGCACTGGAGCGCTGAGCAACATGAGAGATGAGCAGTAGGAAAGGACATGGAGCACTGGAGCGCTGAGCAACATGAGAGATGAGCAGTAGGAAAGGACATGGAGCACTGGAGCGCTGAGCAACATGAGAGATGAGCAGTAGGAAAGGAC is a window encoding:
- the LOC112240394 gene encoding BTB/POZ domain-containing protein 18, coding for MLSGPNKVEAKKRRMWRYRLPGFELRLLEELQRQKHNSLYCDTLLQTDGLSVPAHSCILAALSPYLSNALSNQSSPLPAGQRWPLKLQAVKAQTLLKLVDLLYSGELEGEGTMEQEEVMAAACKLGIGRLVEGWKDRGREGEGEEERRCSLRDVGVQTEGGETQVGALVEMGTQTVDCNGGIYMTFLSPLPDALPTPLLLVQSSSEGQQHTTHTALPFLSPQIMTPTSHPSSTPPSVKAPVNCGTAPFRTHPRTSEPEVTNLSSSSVVLSGDMVTQSDDSDHPTTPREESAVPECSVAERRMEKKREQQLTSHTGRAEEGGTGECLERRGVVGRKWLSGQRLENTQISIKVKLRRRTRGQLWELVSGQETDGTISPGQGQETDGTISPGQGQETDGTISPGQGQERDGTISPGRRQERDGGTISPGQEAAEGRNHLTWSEAAEGRNHLTWSEAAEGRNHLTWSEAAEGRNHLTWSEAVGPRCSEEGNA